Below is a genomic region from Rana temporaria chromosome 3, aRanTem1.1, whole genome shotgun sequence.
TATCTCTTTTCGACTCATTTTACCCCTTAAGTCTCCTTGCTcataaataatatattaattaACATATCAGTATGGAAGTCAAACCACTTTCTAAAATGTATTCTTTCAAAACTACCCCCAACCCCCATATCTCCTCCCCAGAGTTTCTAATGAGATCATTAGCACCACAATTCTTCTTTTTCCTCCTATCATGGGTCTAGGTGTAATCCTGCACTCCAACCTCTCCTTTCAGTCCCTCATTCATTGCCCAAATCTTGCTGCCTACACCTATGTAACATTTCCAAAATACATACCTACCTGAAGTATGATTAGCAGCAAAACTTTTTTAGGTTTGAAGTTAAGAAGGATTAGATACTGGTTAGGTTTGTATTTCTTTCTATTTCCTTGTTGGAGAGATTCAATCTCTTTATTTATAATGGTGATCATAATCAGTGAAAGTTAAAGAAAATCTTACATTTTAAGTGGTCACTATAACAGGGATAGAGAGGAATTGAGACAGTAGCTCTGACCTTGGTTATTCCAGGGATTTCCCTCACTTTTGAGGGATTTCATTGTACTTCCTGTTGTGACtttggaaagagaagagaaatctCGCCAATGGGAcacaagtgacaaaaaaaaacaatcagggtTCTGGTCTTCCCATAGCCTATCCAAtgtaagaaaaaaagttttgccttcagttctACATTAATCAATGATACCACCAAGCTACTTTTTCACTCTCTTTCTCTCACCTCGGCCACTGAAACTCTTTCCTGTTTGGCCTCCCTCTACACAGGCTACTTCCTTACAGCCTATCATGAAGGTTGCTGTCAGACTCATCCACTATATCAACCGTTTAATGTCTGCCATctctctccaccaatccctccactggcttccgaacacccaacaaataaaattctaAATATTAACAATAGCTTACAAAGTCATTTGCAGCTTTGCCTCCAGCTACATCATCAACCTCATCTCAAAATATCAACCACAACATCTGcttcgctcctcccaagacctcctgttctCTAGCTCCCTTTTCACCTAGTACCAtagtcacctccaggacttcttcctagcctctcccatcctcttcaGCTCCTTACCttaatctgtctgactatctcctattctgtctaccttcaggtgattccCTGAAAATTCATAATTTTAGGGAAGCAAATAATGCCTCCCGTAACTTTCAAATCAATCTTACTTTCGCCCACAACCCATCCCCGCACAATTACCACCTATTTTATAATTTTACCATCTCTTTAGATGTGCAGGGGCCCCATTACCCTCTTGTCATAAATAGTATTGCAGTTGTActgtcttcttttatttttttaaagtgtttcccAAACTTTTGGCGGTATATAAATGCAATTTTATACTAATATGTAATACCTACTCCTGATAACTGTTGTTATTGGAAAAATGATCTCAATTGAAATATTTACATAGTTTTGTTGTCGTGACAACTAAGTATATTGGATTCTCCTTCATGTTTAATGCTAATGACAGTAGTCACTAGGACAAAGAAAAAGAGTGAAtctctcatgcctcgtacacacgctcggaatttccaacgggaaaaagtcagtcggaaaaTCCAGATGGGGaaaaagagctggttctctttttttttgccggGTTTTTTTGGCAGCTTTTCTGTCAAAAaattgcgagggagcatacacacggccggggttcccggccaaaagctctcattgcaGTTTTCCCATGGGAAAAccaggtcgtgtgtacggggtattatacgggacacagacagcaagacaAAAGCTACCAAGGGTTCAAACCTTTCACAACTCTATGCAAAACTAAGCTTTAGTTACGTTGTAAGacacatttttttatactttgaaaattattgttatattttattatattttaaatgttttttttctattatgacACAGATCATGCTTAAAAGTAATATTACAACAATATCCTTGTTGGGATTCCACAATATGGGCAAATTTAACCTATTGGTTTTCACGTTAATCCTTATGATATATTGTGCAGCAATATGCGGAAACCTTCTAATCATCACATTGGTGTCCTACAGCAAATCCCTCCATTCTCCCatgtatttttttctctcccaactGTCTGTATCTGACATCATATTGATTACCAATATTGCTCCTAACATGCTTAATATTGTACTACATGGGCAGACATCCATATCCTTCCCTGGATGCATCACACAGCTTTATGTTTTTGCTTTGTCTGAGACATTTGAATGTTTTATTCTGACAGTGATGTCCTACGACCGCTATCTAGCCATTTGTTATCCTCTGCATTATGTCTCCATTATGAGTCAAGTTCTTTGCATTGCGCTTGTTTTTGCAGCCTGGCTGTTAAGCAGTTCTTTAACATCTTTTATAATTCATGGTGTGTGTTCATTAGAATTCTGTGGGCCAAATACTATTGACCAATTCTTCTGTGATTTTTATCCTTTGATGAAACTTTCTTGTTCAGACACATCCATTGTCCGGATGGAATCCACGTTGCTTTGTACTGCTGTCATAGTCTTGCCATTCCTCTTGATAGTCCTTTcatatatatacattgctttaaCTATATTAAAGATATCATCTATTTCAGGGAGACTGAAATCCTTTTCTACTTGCAGTTCCCATCTGACAGTTGTGTCCATATTTTATGGGACTCTAATCTCCATGTATGTCCTTCCAAATGAAGGACAGTCACAGATGATCAGTAAAATACTGTCCTTATTGTACACAGTGTTTACTCCTTTTATAAACCCTTTTATATACAGTTTGAGGAATAAAGACATCAAAAATGCTTTGGGGTATATAACTCATACTAAAAAAAGTCTGTGaggcttttgcaaaaaaaataaaaaatacaattccagTTATATTAAGAATAAGGCAGTAAATCCTAACCTTTCCTGGTGCCTGGGTCACTGCATTGTTTGTGGATACAGTTTGGGCACATCATGGGATCCACTAAAATCTGAGCTCTCCAATGCCAGGATCGACTTTGGGCCCCAATGATTACCAACATAGTGGCCAGTGGAAGGGGTTTAAAGAAACTAATGGAGCTTTATTTTCTAGTGCCACCCCTTTGTTAGGACCTCCCTGGTTTTAGGTTTTTGGGGCAGGGACATTTGGTCCTCCAGTTATTTTTAATGTTATACAATATTGGTATACCACTTAAGGAGTcggtttaactgaaaattgcacgcGATaccctgtacccaaacaaaattgatgtattttttttctccacaaatagagctttcttttggtggtatttgatcaactctgcggtttttattttttgcgcaataaacaaaaacatttcttcaatggtttaggctgatatatattcttttacatttaatttgcatatattaattggtttgtgcaaaagttatagtgcctacaaaaaaggaaatagatttatggcatttgtattttatttttactagtgatggcagcAATCTGCAATTTCTTTTTTGCGGGACtgtgacagatcagacacttttgacacatttttgggaccattgacatttatacagcgaacagagctatacaaatacactgattactgtgtagatgacactggtagggaaggggttaacactaagggtgatcaaggggttaaatgtgttccctcctgtgtgtttctaactgtatagggatgagactgactagaggaggaaccagatcgctgttcctacttagtGACTCGCTGAGAGGCGGAGCTGGGTGTCGGTCCAGGCATGTTggcggatcccgaccatatggttgtgatctttccccagcctggactggctctgtgacatcagcctcaGTGGATTtcgcccgctgtctgctgaaaatgggtcacaggagcgcagaatgaactgcactcatgTGATCCACAGGATAAAAACAGCAAAATGAGCTCTGACCGTACTTCTACTTTAAAGTCTACTAAATAAACTGGCTCAttataagcaatattttttttatttacattgtcTTCTTCAACAGTGCTGTGCCCTACCATGGTGTGAAGTGGGTTTTGTGCCAACCAAGGTTTCTTATCCAGACagattgaggggctccagggtgcTTGTGTCATACAGAGCAAACTCTTTTTGTTTCTTTGGGGATAGATAAAACCTGGTTTTGGTCCTGGAGTCTGGAAGTCTCCAATCCTAGGTTCAGATTTTGTGGACAGCAAGTACACTGATtgtgcctgtgtgtacagggcttgtctTAAAATTGTAACTTGTGTTCAAAGCTTCACCCTGCTGGACAGAGAAGGATGCAGCCAAACAGTCTGGAGGGCTTCACCAAGAAAACAGATGGGAGTCAGTGCAGTAGGGAGCTGCTTGGTGCATACACATAGTTTGTGTGAGAAGACTGTCTGGAGGAGACCAACATGACCCAGACTATTGAGGCACGAtcatttttgggttgtaaaaaacaacgtttttcaggctctagaaaaaacaatgtttttgtcaacttgatcattaaaacggccttgcctacacacgaacgtggaaaaaaaatgctatagcaaagcttggtgacgtacaacacatacgacagcgttataaaggggaagttccattcggatgacgccaccatttggactgctttagctgattttgtgtaaaagacgatttgcgcttttctgtctgttacagcgtgatgaatgtgcttactccattacgaatggtagatttaccagaacgagcactcccgtctcataacttgtttctgagcatgcacaggatttttcacatcgttaaagcccacacgcgaccattttttacaacccaaaaaatgacaacgttaaaaacgtgaaaaaatagagcatgttcgaatttttttttttggctgtttttcagaacctgaaaaatgctctgaagcccacacacaagatTTAAGCTAATGGctgtgtccttaaccacttaccccccggaccatattgctgcccaaagaccagagtactttttgcgattagggactgcgtcgctttaacagacaattgcgcggccgtgcgacgtggctcccaaacaaaattggcgtcctttttttcccacaaatagagctttcttttggtggtatttgatcacctctgcgttttttattttttgcgctataaacagaaatagagcgacaattttgaaaaaaaatgaatatattttacgttttgctgtaataaatacccccccaaaaatatataaaaaaacttttttttttcctcagtttaggccgatacgtattcttctacatatttttcgtaaaaaaaaaatcgcaataagcgtttattgattggtttgcgcaaaagttatagcgtttacaaaatagggggtatttttatgtcatttttattaatatatattttttactagtaatggcggcgatcagcgattttttttcggtattgcgacattatggcggacagttcggacacttttgacacatttttgggaccattggcatttttatagcgatcagtgctataaaaatgcatttgattactataaaaatgccactggcagtgaaggggttaacactagggggcggggaaggggttaagtatgcctgggtgtgttcttactgtgggggggggggggggcctcactaggggaaacactgatcttctgttcatacattgtatgaacagaagatcagcatttcccctgctgacaggaccgagagctgtgtgtttacacacacagctcccggtccccgctctgtaccgagcgatcgcgtgtgcccggtggcgatcgcgcccgccgggcacacgcatgggagtcgggggcgagcggggggcccggcggctgagagagaggacgttatactacgtgctctcgcccagccgagccgacctgccgacgtagaacggcggtgcgtggtcggctagtggttaatgttCCATCATTTTAAGGTGGTTCCCATGCTTCATTTATATAGTGTTCAACATTCACAATAAATGCTACATTTTATTATAACTACATTTTGAAagacttacagtgccttgcaaaaaaatccccccccccccccctggcttttaactttttttttttacattacagcctttagttcaatgtttttttaatctgaattatatgtgatggatcagaacacaatagtctaagttggtgaagtaaaatttgaaaaatatatacataaaactatttttcagaaaaaatgataattggcatgtgcgtatgtattcactctttgttataaagcccataaaaagctctggtgcaaccaatcaccttcagaagtcacataattagtgaaatgtagtccacctgtgtgcaatctaagtgtcacatgatctgtcattacatagacacacctttttgaaagtccCCAGAGggtgcaacacctaagcaagaggcaccactaaccaaacactgccatgaagaccaaggaactctccaaacaagtaagggacaatgttgttgagaagtacaagtcagggttaggttataaataaatatccaaatctttgatgatccctaggagccccatcaaatctatcataagcaaatggaaagaacatggcacaacagcaaacctgccaagagatggccgcacaccaaaactcacggaccaggcaaggagggcattaatctgagaggcagcacagagacctatggtaaccctggaggagctgcagagttctacagcagagactggagtatctgtatgtaagctacccccgcaggagccgctggttgttgttgggattggcgtattaagttacctccgtgttgtctaggggtgtattaGAGTAGAATTgagcagtgagcgaatgtccagtcaatgaaggAAGATTttgaaatgctttattttcggcccaacatagccaacatcaacatcaaatacggagaaaaggttgatgaagcaggagataactttgcagtatcaggcctggatatgaaccgggcaaccctgctctcagtagtatcaatcacagttcgtcgccactccagccagagtgggtgaagtgcccccggacagacctctgccacaagcctggcagccaaagcgtcactttagattgctgggaggaacaagcctctgccacagacctggctctagggcctctgccacaggcctattacttgaatgagctaaatggacgaattgagcaaatcctcccagtagattaaacataggtcaccggatgacagcaaagagtacctgtcagcattctggCCACCAGATtaccgatggttcgttcaagccctgttagaCAACcagcctctgggttctcctcaagccaacCCCCCATTgaatggcacccagcctgggatcttttcAGCAAAGTGGGgggcccagtaagtcactggggcccctctcaggaacatggagctccgcgtagaatgcgaccccggcctggaaggccatattGCCGGGGTCCGTTGTATgttcacaccctaaaggtgggtaccgcacctggaacctgga
It encodes:
- the LOC120930702 gene encoding olfactory receptor 1468-like is translated as MTQIMLKSNITTISLLGFHNMGKFNLLVFTLILMIYCAAICGNLLIITLVSYSKSLHSPMYFFLSQLSVSDIILITNIAPNMLNIVLHGQTSISFPGCITQLYVFALSETFECFILTVMSYDRYLAICYPLHYVSIMSQVLCIALVFAAWLLSSSLTSFIIHGVCSLEFCGPNTIDQFFCDFYPLMKLSCSDTSIVRMESTLLCTAVIVLPFLLIVLSYIYIALTILKISSISGRLKSFSTCSSHLTVVSIFYGTLISMYVLPNEGQSQMISKILSLLYTVFTPFINPFIYSLRNKDIKNALGYITHTKKSL